One part of the Oceanihabitans sp. IOP_32 genome encodes these proteins:
- the lysS gene encoding lysine--tRNA ligase — MSQLSEQELIRREKLVKLRELGINPYPADLYPVNHTSKQVKEQFQEDKKVIIAGRLMQVKVQGKASFAQLQDAEGSIQVYFNRDEICPDEDKSKYNDVFKKLLDFGDFIGIEGELFTTQVGEKTVKVKDFTLLSKALKPLPVPKEKDGKIYDAFTDPEQRYRQRYADLVVNPHVKEVFIKRTKLFNAMRNFFNDAGYFEVETPILQPIPGGAAARPFVTHHNALDIPLYMRIANELYLKRLIVGGFDGVYEFSKNFRNEGMDRTHNPEFTAMEIYVSYKDYNWMMDFCETLLEHCAIAVNGTTKATFGDHEIDFKAPYARVTMADSIKHFTGFDITGKTEDEIRKAAIELGVEVDETMGKGKLIDEIFGEKCEGNYIQPTFITDYPKEMSPLCKEHRDNPELTERFELMVCGKEIANAYSELNDPIDQRERFEDQLKLAAKGDDEATEFIDYDFLRALEYGMPPTSGMGIGMDRLIMFLTNNQSIQEVLFFPQMRPEKKSVAISDDAKAILKILKEAEKLTLNDLKTQSGLSNKKWDKTIKELTKNKLAKVEKIDNDLMVEIL; from the coding sequence ATGTCGCAATTATCAGAGCAGGAGCTTATACGCAGAGAAAAGTTAGTAAAATTACGTGAATTAGGAATTAATCCCTATCCAGCAGATTTATATCCAGTAAACCACACCTCTAAACAGGTGAAAGAGCAGTTTCAAGAAGATAAAAAGGTAATTATTGCCGGAAGACTCATGCAGGTAAAAGTGCAAGGTAAGGCAAGTTTTGCTCAACTACAAGATGCTGAAGGTAGTATACAAGTGTATTTTAATCGTGATGAAATTTGCCCAGATGAGGACAAATCAAAATATAACGATGTTTTTAAAAAGCTTCTAGATTTTGGTGATTTTATTGGGATTGAAGGCGAACTATTTACAACACAGGTTGGTGAAAAAACAGTAAAGGTGAAAGATTTTACGCTACTCAGCAAAGCCTTAAAACCCTTGCCTGTACCAAAAGAAAAAGACGGAAAAATATACGATGCCTTTACCGATCCTGAACAACGTTACAGACAACGTTACGCAGATCTCGTAGTAAACCCACATGTAAAAGAGGTTTTTATTAAGCGAACCAAATTGTTTAATGCCATGCGTAACTTTTTTAACGATGCTGGTTATTTTGAGGTTGAAACACCAATTTTACAACCCATTCCTGGTGGTGCGGCCGCACGTCCATTTGTTACACACCATAATGCTCTAGATATCCCGCTATACATGCGAATTGCTAACGAACTGTATTTAAAACGGCTAATTGTAGGTGGTTTTGATGGGGTTTACGAGTTTTCGAAAAACTTTAGAAACGAAGGTATGGATCGCACGCACAATCCAGAGTTTACCGCTATGGAAATATATGTGTCGTATAAGGATTACAACTGGATGATGGATTTCTGTGAAACCTTATTAGAACATTGTGCTATTGCAGTAAACGGCACGACTAAAGCTACATTTGGCGATCATGAAATCGATTTTAAAGCGCCTTATGCTAGAGTTACCATGGCCGATTCTATAAAACACTTTACAGGATTCGATATCACGGGAAAAACCGAAGACGAGATAAGAAAAGCGGCCATAGAACTGGGTGTTGAAGTCGATGAGACCATGGGTAAAGGCAAGTTAATTGACGAGATTTTTGGAGAGAAATGTGAAGGCAACTACATTCAACCCACCTTTATAACCGATTACCCTAAAGAAATGAGTCCACTGTGTAAAGAACATCGTGATAATCCTGAATTAACCGAACGTTTTGAACTTATGGTTTGCGGTAAAGAAATTGCCAATGCCTATTCTGAATTAAACGATCCTATTGACCAGCGTGAGCGTTTTGAAGACCAATTAAAACTTGCTGCTAAAGGCGACGACGAAGCTACTGAGTTTATAGACTACGATTTTCTTCGTGCTTTAGAGTACGGCATGCCACCTACCTCGGGTATGGGAATTGGTATGGATCGCTTAATTATGTTTTTAACCAATAATCAATCCATACAAGAGGTACTGTTTTTCCCACAAATGCGACCAGAAAAAAAATCTGTTGCTATTAGTGACGACGCCAAGGCTATTTTAAAAATATTAAAAGAAGCTGAGAAATTAACTTTAAATGATTTAAAGACTCAATCGGGCTTATCAAATAAAAAATGGGACAAAACCATTAAAGAACTTACTAAAAACAAATTAGCTAAGGTTGAAAAAATAGACAACGATTTAATGGTTGAGATTTTATAA
- a CDS encoding YqaE/Pmp3 family membrane protein, giving the protein MSFWRALLSIICPPLAVLDKGCGSILITFLLWLCGWVPGVIAALVINNNPKN; this is encoded by the coding sequence ATGAGTTTCTGGAGAGCTTTATTATCTATTATTTGTCCGCCACTAGCTGTACTAGACAAAGGCTGTGGTTCTATTTTAATCACTTTTTTATTGTGGCTTTGCGGTTGGGTACCAGGCGTAATTGCCGCTTTGGTGATAAATAACAATCCTAAAAATTAA